A single window of Plasmodium reichenowi strain SY57 chromosome 12, whole genome shotgun sequence DNA harbors:
- a CDS encoding XPA binding protein 1, putative, whose product MEETINDKVKKIEKTNNGDRKKDEEIMNKIKNYKILNNNNNNNNNEEEEKKNIKEYPNNNIINKENHNVLIKENYDVTNKNDGTTKINDDNSNVKINCENSNEKREVSDLNTYSDNDINIDVNININNSSNNMEKENSPKDKHNNNNNNNNINNSSCYGDNKQNNTLDDTDMSIHNNLNDTSNEKKNVIISNEDIFQNNNSKTCGNLKNYYKDLPTVIIVIGMAGSGKTTYVGSLYNYLKVEQKKKVYTMNLDPAVKYVQYPLNIDIRDSIKYHEIMKEYKLGPNGAIMTCLNLFATRFDKVIEILEKRKSKLHYIIVDTPGQIEVFNWSASGNIILETLSVSFPVVINYIIDTVRCERPITFMSNMLYACSVLYKSRLPFLACFNKTDIIKHDKCIEWMTNYDTFNDDVLNDESYMASFSRSCALMINEFYEGIKTVGVSSKTNEGFNNILKNLQILKEEYLNEYVSSIEKQMKKIKQRKEKDVKIKMEALLMEKQKEISSSKS is encoded by the coding sequence ATGGAAGAAACAATTAATGATAAGGTTAAGAAAATcgaaaaaacaaataatgGTGACAGGAAAAAAGATGAAGAaataatgaacaaaattaaaaattataaaatattgaataataataataataataataataatgaagaagaagaaaaaaaaaatataaaggaatatccaaataataatattataaataaagaaaatcataatgttttaataaaagaaaattatgatgtaactaataaaaatgatggCACAACTAAgataaatgatgataatagTAATGTAAAGATTAATTGTGAAAATAGTAATGAAAAAAGAGAGGTCTCAGATTTAAATACTTATAgtgataatgatataaatatagatgtaaatataaatataaataatagtagtaataatatggaaaaGGAAAATTCACCAAAAGATAAacataataacaataataataacaataatattaataatagtTCATGCTATGGTGATAATAAACAAAACAACACTTTAGATGATACAGATATGTCcatacataataatttaaatgatacatcaaatgaaaagaaaaatgtcATTATCTCAAATGAAgatatatttcaaaataataattcaaaaaCTTGTGGAAAtctaaaaaattattataaggATCTTCCAACTGTTATTATAGTAATTGGTATGGCTGGAAGTGGAAAAACGACATATGTTGgttcattatataattatttaaaagtagaacaaaaaaaaaaagtatacaCAATGAATCTTGATCCAGCTGTTAAATATGTACAATATCCTttaaatatagatataCGAGATAGTATAAAATATCATGAAATAATGAAAGAATATAAACTTGGACCAAATGGTGCCATAATGACTTGCTTAAATTTATTTGCAACCAGATTTGATAAGGTTATTGAAATATTAGAAAAACGAAAAAGTAAattacattatattattgttgaTACACCAGGACAAATTGAAGTTTTTAATTGGTCAGCTAGtggaaatattattttagAAACCTTATCAGTCAGCTTTCCAGTTgttattaattatattattgatACCGTAAGATGTGAAAGACCAATTACCTTCATGTCAAATATGTTATATGCATGTAGTGTTCTATACAAATCAAGATTACCATTCTTAGCATGTTTCAATAAGACagatattataaaacatGATAAATGTATTGAATGGATGACAAACTATGATACATTTAATGATGATGTTTTAAACGATGAAAGTTATATGGCTAGCTTCAGTAGATCTTGTGCCCTTATGATTAATGAATTCTATGAAGGAATAAAAACAGTTGGAGTATCTTCTAAAACAAATGAAGgttttaataatatcttAAAAAACCTACAAATACTGAAAGAAGAATATCTAAACGAATATGTATCTTCTATAGAaaaacaaatgaaaaaaatcaaaCAAAGGAAAGAAAAGGACGTCAAAATTAAAATGGAAGCACTCTTAATGGAGAAACAAAAGGAAATATCCTCATCAAAAAGTTAA
- a CDS encoding NIMA related kinase 3 has product MVCIYLFCFLLFHLFVVNTHMRILCNLLIVICKYMFPFYSFILFTFVKMLSLILPSILSCEKKYQVYKNNGYKFETVLDLMTSDSEIHLIRSIESDEIYISKVYDIYGINEDDLNKYMNELYIMNKLRNCENIVNIIDYIKENDTLSFILEFCNQGDLHSDILRKKLNNEIYTESEIFNILHQILNGLNVIHQNGIIHGDLKSTNIFIKDNKIKIGDFGISSEQSSNNNLGTLNCLSYESIKFKKTNKLSDLFQVGCILYELATLSSPFCATNINDMISLFEDKNYKSYIVKNISSIYSQKLVNVISKLLSLNTLERLEVITNYNIETTQHGHLENVNKIISCITVQ; this is encoded by the coding sequence ATGGTTTGTATTTACTTGTTTTGTTTTCTATTATTCCATTTGTTTGTTGTTAATACTCATATGAGGATATTGTGTAATTTGTTGATAGTTATTTGTAAGTATATGTTCCCTTTTTACtcttttatattgtttacTTTTGTTAAGATGTTATCTTTAATATTACCGTCAATATTATCGTGTGAGAAGAAATACCAGGTGTATAAGAATAATGGATATAAATTTGAGACGGTGTTAGATTTGATGACGTCAGATAGTGAAATCCATTTGATAAGATCTATAGAAAGTGATgagatatatatatctaaggtatatgatatatatggtataaatgaagatgatttgaataaatatatgaatgaattatatataatgaataagTTAAGAAATTGTGAGAatattgtaaatataatagattatattaaagaaaatgatacATTATCTTTTATTCTTGAGTTTTGTAATCAAGGAGATTTACATTCAGATATCTTAAGaaagaaattaaataatgaaatatatacagaaagtgaaatatttaatatattacatcAAATATTAAATGGTTTAAATGTAATTCATCAGAATGGTATAATACATGGAGATTTAAAAAGTactaatatatttattaaagataataaaataaagattGGTGATTTCGGTATATCATCAGAACAAAgttcaaataataatttagGAACATTAAATTGTTTAAGTTATGAATCAATTAAATTTAAgaaaacaaataaattaagTGATTTATTTCAAGTAGGatgtattttatatgaactTGCTACTTTGTCATCACCATTTTGTGCTACAAATATCAATGATATGATATCTCTTTTTGAggataaaaattataaaagcTATATTgtcaaaaatatatcttctATATATTCACAAAAATTAGTAAATGTTATTTCTAAACTATTGTCTTTAAATACATTAGAAAGATTGGAAGTAATTACTAATTATAACATAGAAACGACACAACACGGGCATTTagaaaatgtaaataaaataatatcatGTATAACGGTTcagtaa
- a CDS encoding putative membrane protein (conserved Plasmodium membrane protein, unknown function) produces MDVIENDIFYRDSQRNAVLFFIFSLFCNFIKIILFVFNIWVFCFSTLVTLLFMFFGYFGVISDKPLNIHVSIYIGTTYVDIILNMLITIFSFYKVYLISVNKITFFENNIVNRYFFYCLTSVNIFFCFISTVLNIFCIYYTERFRTFLRLSSKDDEKDKISFHLNNLKYPQGNSMNEYTNEKKKKKKKKGDNEMDGNFEMNSAEEKNNYMSNETKYNSRNFIYDFDNRNQDNNEKVNYLNNGDKNIV; encoded by the coding sequence ATGGATGTTATTGAGaatgatattttttacagGGATTCACAAAGGAATGcagtattattttttatattttctttattttgtaattttataaaaataatattatttgtatttaatatatgggttttttgtttttctaCATTAgtaacattattatttatgttttttgGATATTTTGGAGTTATTTCTGATAAGCCTTTGAATATTCATgtttctatatatataggtaCAACATATGTggatataatattaaatatgttaatTACAATTTTCAGTTTTTATAAAGTATATTTGATATCAGTGAATAAAATTActttttttgaaaataatatagtgaatcgttattttttttattgtttaacatcagtaaatatatttttctgtTTCATTTCGACagtattaaatattttttgtatatattacacAGAACGATTTAGGACATTTTTAAGATTATCTTCAAAGgatgatgaaaaagataaaatatcTTTTCATTTGAATAACTTGAAATATCCCCAAGGAAATAGTATGAATGAATATacaaatgaaaagaaaaaaaaaaaaaagaaaaaaggaGATAATGAAATGGATGGAAATTTCGAAATGAATAGTGCAGAAGAGaagaataattatatgagTAATGAAACCAAATATAATAGTAGgaattttatatatgattttgATAATAGGAATCAGGACAATAATGAAAAGGTTaattatttgaataatggagataaaaatatagtatga
- a CDS encoding cytochrome c oxidase assembly protein COX19, putative, translated as MDIKRQLVKKPDRGSFLLDHNNECTSIKEKYLKCLKENNNDHICCRDHSKEYFICRMDNNLLERQSLNDLGFIEHEEKNESRIKNFKDVYSYNIYNENMERISRNTHDNIKSNNLLLNENNMLSKLNKNDHINFVDINEKNDRNDFILLDINNKENTNKKINTDDLKNSEINDEKKIAIRRKEAEGYLAGKEYIKTLLEKKQKKTFFFLNEIFKSNNV; from the coding sequence ATGGATATAAAAAGGCAGCTTGTTAAGAAGCCTGATAGGGGGAGTTTCTTACTTgatcataataatgaatGTACGTCAATAAAAGAGAAATATTTGAAGTGTTTAAAGGAAAATAACAATGATCATATTTGTTGCCGAGACCATTCTAAAGAATATTTCATATGTCGCAtggataataatttattgGAAAGGCAAAGCTTAAATGATTTAGGTTTTATTGAAcatgaagaaaaaaatgaaagccgaataaaaaattttaaagaTGTATATAgttacaatatatataatgaaaacATGGAACGTATATCAAGAAATACacatgataatattaaaagtaaTAATTTATTGTTGAATGAGAATAATATGTTATCAAAATTAAATAAGAATGACCATATAAACTTTGTggatataaatgaaaaaaatgatagGAATGATTTTATTCTCTTggatattaataataaggaaaatacaaataaaaagataaatacagacgatttaaaaaattcagAAATTAAcgatgaaaaaaaaatagcTATAAGAAGAAAAGAGGCTGAGGGTTATTTAGCTGGaaaggaatatataaagacTTTGttggaaaaaaaacaaaagaagacatttttttttttaaatgaaatatttaaaagtAATAATGTTTGA